From one Erinaceus europaeus chromosome 4, mEriEur2.1, whole genome shotgun sequence genomic stretch:
- the LOC103123931 gene encoding E3 ubiquitin-protein ligase TRIM38-like has protein sequence MASATASKKMREEATCSICLQLMTEPMNIDCGHSFCRLCLMKILENKIPVMFGGGSHCPLCKVIFRRESLRPNKQLENLIEAIKEMDHEKLCEEHGEQLQLFCEDDHQFICWRCERATQHKGHVITLVEDVREGYKEKLQKALVYLKDREALCDSLKLFTREQIIEWKENIELQRRKIHSDFENLHNFLHKEETYYLCKLQEEKEEILRKLQEGEANLEKQSCELRNHILELEKKCEGSAQKLLQDMNDTLKRSLTVQLKAPEIVSLEVHTMCNVSELYFDVKNNSHSSNTS, from the exons atggcctCAGCCACAGCTTCTAAGAAGATGAGGGAAGAAGCCACCTGCTCTATCTGCCTACAGCTGATGACTGAACCAATGAACATTGACTGTGGACACAGTTTTTGTCGCTTGTGTTTAATGAAAATCCTTGAGAACAAAATCCCTGTTATGTTTGGAGGGGGAAGCCACTGTCCTTTGTGTAAGGTTATTTTTAGACGTGAGAGTCTCCGTCCAAATAAACAACTGGAAAATCTCATTGAAGCCATCAAGGAGATGGACCATGAGAAGTTGTGTGAAGAACATGGAGAGCAGCTCCAGCTGTTCTGTGAAGATGATCACCAGTTCATCTGCTGGCGCTGTGAAAGGGCAACACAGCACAAGGGACATGTCATAACTCTAGTTGAAGATGTACGTGAAGGCTACAAG GAAAAGCTCCAAAAAGCTCTGGTGTACCTGAAGGACCGTGAAGCCCTATGTGATAGTCTGAAATTGTTCACAAGAGAGCAAATAATTGAATGGAAG GAGAACATAGAGCTTCAGAGACGAAAAATTCATTCTGACTTTGAGAATCTCCATAACTTCCTGCATAAGGAGGAGACATATTATCTATGCAAActtcaggaagagaaagaggagattcTGAGGAAACTACAGGAGGGTGAAGCCAATCTAGAAAAACAAAGCTGTGAACTCCGGAACCACATCCTGGAACTAGAGAAGAAGTGTGAGGGTTCAGCTCAGAAATTGCTTCAG GATATGAATGATACTTTGAAAAG GAGTTTGACTGTGCAGCTGAAAGCACCAGAGATTGTCTCTTTGGAGGTCCATACTATGTGCAATGTTTCTGAACTTTACTTTGATGTGAAAAATAATTCACATAGTTCAAACACTTCATGA
- the LOC103123932 gene encoding E3 ubiquitin-protein ligase TRIM38-like → MASALSISEKMREEATCSICLQLMTKPVNIDCGHSFCRLCLVDITKNQHSLTFQGMLNCPLCRSPFQSTSLRPNKQLENLIEIIKEMDHDVCKDHGEQLHLFCEDDGQLICWRCEWAPQHKGHLTALVEDVYQSYKKKLQEAATTVRVHEYKCRVQKLFTEDQIKEWEEKIELKRQEIQSDFTNLHNFLHEEEKSYLWKLEKEREQILKRLRDSEVSLDKKSHELQTHILELEEKCQGSAQNLLQDVKNTLIRSSGMKLETPEDISLDIHTICNVPEFYFDLKTMLKRYQVSVTLDPDTPHHELILSEDQRQVTCGCNQRKIISSRRFSILHCVLGCESFTSGRYYFEVDVGEGTQWDLGVCLENVPRDITTIQGPHSGFWVIRLCNTKGYVALTSPLTSLPLKEKPLVVGVFLDYEAGLVSFYNMTTGSHIFTFPKATFSDTLRPFFQVYHYSPLFLPPPHE, encoded by the exons ATGGCATCTGCCCTCTCAATATCTGAGAAAATGAGGGAGGAAGCTACCTGTTCCATCTGTCTACAGCTGATGACAAAACCAGTGAACATCGACTGTGGACACAGCTTCTGTCGCTTGTGCTTAGTGGACATCACTAAAAACCAACACTCTTTGACGTTTCAGGGGATGTTGAACTGTCCCCTGTGTAGGTCACCATTTCAAAGTACAAGTCTCCGGCCTAACAAGCAGCTGGAAAATCTCATTGAAATTATTAAGGAGATGGATCATGATGTGTGTAAGGATCATGGAGAGCAGCTCCACCTATTCTGTGAAGACGATGGCCAACTCATCTGCTGGCGCTGCGAATGGGCACCACAGCACAAAGGGCACCTTACAGCTCTTGTTGAAGATGTCTACCAAAGCTAtaag aaaAAGCTCCAGGAAGCTGCAACCACAGTGCGTGTCCATGAATACAAGTGTAGGGTTCAGAAACTGTTCACAGAAGATCAAATAAAGGAATGGGAG GAGAAGATAGAACTCAAGAGACAGGAAATCCAGTCTGACTTTACAAATCTTCATAACTTCCTTCATGAGGAGGAGAAGTCTTATCTTTGGaaactggagaaagaaagagaacagattCTGAAGAGACTGCGGGACAGTGAAGTCAGTCTGGATAAAAAGAGCCATGAACTCCAGACTCACATCCTGGAGCTAGAAGAGAAATGTCAGGGTTCAGCCCAGAATTTGCTACAG GATGTGAAAAACACCTTGATCAG GAGTTCAGGAATGAAACTAGAAACACCAGAGGACATCTCTTTGGATATTCACACTATATGCAATGTTCCTGAATTTTATTTTGATCTGAAAACCATGTTAAAGCGTTATCAAG tcaGTGTGACTCTGGATCCAGATACACCTCATCATGAACTGATTCTGTCTGAGGACCAGAGACAGGTGACTTGCGGATGTAACCAGAGGAAGATTATCTCTTCTAGAAGATTCAGCATCTTACATTGTGTCTTGGGCTGTGAGAGTTTCACCTCAGGAAGATATTATTTTGAAGTTGATGTGGGAGAAGGAACTCAGTGGGATTTAGGAGTGTGTCTGGAAAATGTGCCGAGGGATATTACCACGATTCAGGGACCTCACTCTGGATTCTGGGTCATCAGACTGTGCAATACAAAAGGGTATGTAGCCCTTACTTCTCCCCTAACTTCTCTTCCTCTGAAGGAGAAGCCCTTGGTTGTTGGGGTCTTTCTAGACTATGAGGCTGGACTTGTATCGTTTTACAACATGACTACTGGTTCCCATATTTTCACCTTCCCCAAGGCCACCTTCTCTGATACTCTCAGGCCATTTTTCCAGGTTTATCATTATTCCCCTTTGTTCCTGCCTCCCCCACATGAGTAA
- the H1-1 gene encoding histone H1.1 — protein MSETAPPAPTTSATPEKAVAVKKTKKPAKAAAAAKKKPAGPSVSELIVQTVSSSKERSGVSLAALKKALAAAGYDVEKNNSRIKLGLKSLVSKGTLVQTKGTGASGSFKLNKKAASAEAKPSATKVAAKGKPSSAAKKPKKVAAAAAKKIKTPKKAKRPAVAKKASKSPKKPKVVKPKKAAKSPAKAKAVKPKATKTKVTKPKAAAKPKKAAPKKK, from the coding sequence ATGTCTGAGACTGCCCCACCAGCTCCCACAACTTCTGCTACTCCTGAAAAGGCTGTAGCTGTTAAGAAGACTAAGAAGCCTGCAAAGGCTGCAGCTGCCGCCAAGAAGAAGCCTGCGGGTCCTTCAGTTTCCGAGCTGATCGTGCAGACTGTTTCATCCTCCAAGGAGCGCAGCGGCGTTTCCTTGGCTGCGCTCAAGAAGGCGCTGGCGGCCGCTGGCTACGATGTGGAGAAGAACAACAGCCGCATCAAGCTGGGGCTCAAGAGCCTGGTGAGCAAAGGCACCCTGGTCCAGACCAAGGGCACCGGCGCTTCCGGCTCCTTCAAGCTCAACAAGAAGGCGGCCTCCGCGGAAGCCAAGCCCAGCGCCACAAAGGTGGCAGCCAAAGGCAAGCCATCGAGCGCTGCCAAGAAGCCGAAGAAAGTCGCTGCTGCAGCTGCTAAAAAAATCAAGACGCCGAAAAAGGCTAAGAGGCCTGCCGTAGCGAAAAAGGCTTCCAAGAGCCCCAAGAAGCCCAAGGTTGTGAAGCCGAAGAAAGCAGCCAAAAGCCCTGCCAAGGCTAAGGCTGTGAAACCCAAAGCGACCAAGACCAAGGTTACCAAGCCAAAGGCTGCTGCCAAACCTAAGAAAGCAGCGCCTAAGAAAAAGTAA